The sequence below is a genomic window from Halolamina litorea.
CGGCGTCGGAGAGTTGGCCGATGATCTCGTAGAGGTTCTCGTCCAGTCGCTGCCGGGCGCGGTCGGACTGGGCGTCGTAGGTCTGTTTCACCGGGCTGTCGGGTTTGGGGTTCCAGCCGGGGGTGGTGTCGACCTTGTTCGCGGCGACGACGAACGGCGTGCCGGTGCGCCGGAGGATGTCCAGCGCCTCCTCGGTCTGGGGCTGGAAGCCGTCGTTCACGTCGACGACGAGGACGGCGATGTCCGCGAGTGCGCCCCCGCGGGCCCGGAGCGTCGAGAAGGAGTGGTGGCCGGGCGTGTCGATGAACAGCAGCCCCGGCAGGTCGAAGTCGTCGGCCATCACGAGGTCGCCGGCCATCGACGAGACGGTGTCGAGGGGGACGGCGGTGGCGCCGATGTGCTGGGTGATGGCGCCGGCCTCACCCTCGCTGACGGCAGAACCGCGGATCTTGTCTAGCAGACTCGTCTTCCCGTGGTCGACGTGGCCGAGCACGGCGACGATGGGGGTCCGGAGCGATCCGGGATCAACGTCGGCGTCGGTATCGTGGTTGGCGTCAGGCATCGAAAATCACCGAGAGAACGTCTCTTGACTGGAAGGAATCGCGGGCGCCAGTTACCTGTTTCGACTCTCTACGGTCGCGAGCGTCGCCGCCGTCGCCGCCGACCGTGTGGACCGGCCCCGTGGCGTTTATCACGCCACGGCCTGTTTTGGGGCCTATGGCCGACATACTCGCCGAGAACCTCTCGGGGAAAGCAGTCATGGGCTCGGACGGCACCGAGCTCGGCATGCTGTACAACATCACCATGGACCTCAAGACGGGCGAACTCCACGACCTGCTCGTCTCGCCCAACGAGGACACGCCCCGCGGCAAAGTGAACTTCGAGCGCGACGAAGGCGGTCGGTTCCGGGTGCCGGTCTCCCGGGTGCAGGCCGTGAAGGACTACATCGTCATCCAGCGATAGATGGAGGTCCTCGACACGTCCGCGTTCATCCACGAGTACCACACCGACGACGAGACGGTCTCGATTCCCCTCGTGAAAGAGGAGCTACAGGGGGAGACCGAGTA
It includes:
- a CDS encoding PRC-barrel domain-containing protein; protein product: MADILAENLSGKAVMGSDGTELGMLYNITMDLKTGELHDLLVSPNEDTPRGKVNFERDEGGRFRVPVSRVQAVKDYIVIQR